One Aphidius gifuensis isolate YNYX2018 linkage group LG5, ASM1490517v1, whole genome shotgun sequence genomic region harbors:
- the LOC122856764 gene encoding anaphase-promoting complex subunit 5-like, whose product MFKDLSNSDEHSNKSQHEIITPYKVGVLLLIKEYCLNIPKAINERRDFCIVALKIIQAPDMDISSLLTMLNNPDYVLQRFSRNLEIECNHLLKTGIEGLLELFDALTRLIKPSQEHPLSSSHSLCRSSVLGLYVRRLIVFFEQLSFSEVAQLYDAFVKNYKKQTNNNDLNTTTTRLSKSLYNNNKFQQTNVWDARQAELLVAQQAHALQTDEHKAMPPGELQKLVRELLRSNPHYAEAHYLSYLNCLRVNEYCGAIDSLYHCFDRLAPLDNRTHIDDRTKTFRYAALNLASLHGQFNNNDVAKNALKEAIMMAQEAGDNICLQLANAWMYHLSDDNKGQLIERSVGKANSLGITHTTSLSLISSAHDYSMKGKNPVYIFQMLVKSDVLNCQHSMMDLMSMSYMEKSALWSYYGKFEMSILNSQLLLLHNCGDKKQYMFNGTSTCQAVVNLANAFVQLGEYKIVDVIFNHAKNRFPNEPSNKIWMLHKQLYEFTKMMRHDRLIDAEFIANQISSLDPLESKFCLAEVSLAKGDYPNGLNYIDDIELFKNLNPQNRVRAMILSSQMISSSVQPGDGTSGTKSIVLLNHALEICTKNYLSYYEAIVKMHLANIQLTIGMPNQALNVIDDAIINILSHGGWFDQARAFVLYAKCLIATAPKFGNKRKLVIQNSIKYLVKAQINYHKVEAFGRLKNTLYLLSMFYNEIDFKNERNQVAFEYRQLDQQYPTKTNAIMLY is encoded by the exons gcACCAGATATGGACATTAGTTCATTATTGACAATGTTAAATAATCCAGACTACGTACTCCAaagattttcaagaaatttaGAAATTGAATGTAATCATCTTCTTAAAACTGGTATTGAGGGTCTTCTTGAACTATTTGATGCTTTAACACGTTTAATAAAACCATCACAAGAACATCCACTTAGTTCATCACATTCATTATGTCGTAGTTCAGTACTTGGTTTATATGTACGTcgtttaattgtattttttgaacaattatcattttctgAAGTTGCACAATTATATGAtgcatttgttaaaaattataaaaaacaaaccaataataatgacttaaatacaacaacaacaagattatcaaaatcattatataataataataaatttcaacaaacAAATGTATGGGATGCAAGACAAGCTGAGTTACTTGTTGCACAACAAGCACATGCATTACAAACAGATGAACATAAAGCAATGCCACCAGgtgaattacaaaaattagtaCGTGAATTATTACGTTCAAATCCTCATTATGCTGAAGCACATTAtttaagttatttaaattgtttacgTGTTAATGAATATTGTGGTGCAATTGATAGTTTATATCATTGTTTTGATAGATTAGCACCACTTGATAATCGTACACATATTGATGATAGAACAAAAACATTTCGTTATGCTGCATTAAATTTAGCATCATTACAtggacaatttaataataatgatgttgcTAAAAATGCATTAAAAGAAGCAATTATGATGGCACAAGAAGCTGGTGATAATATATGTTTACAATTAGCAAATGCATGGATGTATCATTTAAGTGATGATAATAAAGGACAATTAATTGAACGTTCAGTTGGAAAAGCAAACTCATTGGGTATAACACATACAACAAGTTTAAGTTTAATATCATCAGCACATGATTATTCAATGAAAGGTAAAAATccagtatatatatttcaaatgctTGTTAAATCAGATGTATTAAATTGTCAACATTCAATGATGGATTTAATGTCAATGAGTTATATGGAAAAATCAGCATTATGGTCATATTATGGTAAATTTGAAAtgtcaatattaaattcacaattattattattacataattgtggtgataaaaaacaatatatgttTAATGGTACATCAACATGTCAAGCTGTTGTTAATCTTGCTAATGCATTTGTTCAACTTggtgaatataaaattgttgatgttatatttaatcatGCTAAAAATAGATTTCCAAATGAACCAAGTAATAAG aTATGGATGTtacataaacaattatatGAATTTACTAAAATGATGAGACATGATCGTTTAATTGATGCTGAATTTATTGCAAATCAAATATCAAGTCTTGATCCACTTGAAAGTAAATTTTGTCTTGCTGAAGTATCACTTGCAAAAGGTGATTATCCAAATggattaaattatattgatgatattgaattgtttaaaaatttaaatccacAAAATCGTGTACGTGCTATGATATTATCAAGTCAAATGATTAGTTCATCAGTACAACCAGGTGATGGTACATCTGGTACAAAATCAatagtattattaaatcatgCACTTGAAATATGtacgaaaaattatttatcatattatgaGGCTATTGTTAAAATGCATTTAGCAAATATACAATTAACAATTGGCATGCCAAATCAAGCATTAAATGTCATTGATGAtgctattattaatattttatcacatGGTGGATGGTTTGATCAAGCAAGAGCATTTGTATTATATGCTAAATGTCTTATTGCAACAGCACCAAAATTTGGTAATAAACGAAAGCTAGTtattcaaaattcaattaaatatcttGTAAAAgcacaaattaattatcataaagtTGAAGCATTTGgtagattaaaaaatacactttatcttttatcaatgttttataatgaaattgactttaaaaatgaaagaaatcaAGTTGCTTTTGAATATAGACAACTTGATCAACAATATCCAACTAAAACAAATGCAATTatgttgtattaa